Proteins encoded in a region of the Elaeis guineensis isolate ETL-2024a chromosome 7, EG11, whole genome shotgun sequence genome:
- the LOC140859374 gene encoding uncharacterized protein — MREGERIIVECNQLGQPIKKAACLLTSFLGTVARRPQLCPLGYAKWNDMLPTYKVELLRVIESKFVLPPSTHDFVMKSLNRKWKEYRAQLKKDYMRQGMTEEEVARNYPPDVPPHQWMELVHYWFSERAQTYSAIGRAARAAQSVPHTSGSKSYARLRQEFVCFLNFHN, encoded by the exons atgcgtgagggcgagagaattattgtggagtgcaatcagctaggtcagccaattaagaaagctgcctgcttattgacttcatttttggggactgttgctcggaggcctcagctatgtccgttgggctatgcaaaatggaatgacatgcttccaacgtacaaagttgagctcctccgagttatagag agcaagtttgttctccctccatccactcatgattttgtaatgaagtctctcaaccgcaaatggaaagaatatagagcacaattgaagaaggactatatgagacagggtatgacagaggaggaggttgctagaaattatcctcctgatgtaccccctcatcagtggatggagttggttcattattggttctccgagagggcacag acttattctgctattggtagagctgcacgagcagctcagtctgttcctcatacatcggggtcgaagagttatgcacgactccgacaggagtttgtatgtttcttaaactttcataattaa